One genomic region from Geitlerinema sp. PCC 9228 encodes:
- a CDS encoding MFS transporter — MSQCSSQGKLGLSTQIAYGLGDFGPSLAGNAVLVFFLFFMTTVAGLPADLAGLIMFLAHSWSAVSTLIVGQFSDRLQTRWGRRHIWMILSAPIMAVSFVLMWWVPPTSEWFRFVYYLALVLIFETAANIYLIPYGALLTDQSDKPQDHVRLNGLRFGFSLAGCMGALAIMRAIAQWEYKPTQQLWDLGLVGAFLTVASIGFCCWGTQERPYTQPTNDSSRWQQFKSLFQNRPLLFLVGIHALAWLAVQITPAIVPYFVNHYMDLDSTQTTQVILVIQGMALMGMFVWEPLSRRLGKRVVHWLGSSIWIVASINWLWLEPGQINQMYFLAATSGFGMASSYLVPPSMLPEVADWDELHTGKRREGLFWSLLLFLQKFILATGLFLVGNLLNQFGFAESVPGPVEVIQPESALVAIRYIVVFVPVFALVGSLILTFVYPLDRTTYQNTLFELEKKRLANSSASAN, encoded by the coding sequence ATGAGCCAATGCTCTAGTCAGGGAAAGTTAGGTCTTTCCACTCAAATTGCCTACGGTTTAGGAGATTTCGGTCCCTCGCTGGCAGGAAACGCCGTCCTGGTCTTCTTTCTATTCTTCATGACCACGGTCGCTGGACTGCCTGCGGACTTAGCCGGTCTGATTATGTTTTTGGCCCACTCCTGGAGTGCTGTCAGTACGCTGATTGTGGGTCAGTTCAGCGATCGCTTGCAGACCCGTTGGGGGAGAAGGCACATTTGGATGATTTTAAGTGCCCCCATCATGGCTGTTAGCTTCGTGCTCATGTGGTGGGTTCCTCCAACTTCAGAATGGTTTCGTTTCGTCTATTACCTAGCCCTAGTGCTCATCTTTGAAACGGCTGCTAACATTTACCTAATTCCCTACGGAGCATTGCTAACCGACCAAAGCGACAAACCGCAAGACCACGTACGATTGAACGGACTTCGTTTTGGCTTTTCCCTCGCTGGATGCATGGGGGCTCTTGCTATCATGCGCGCGATCGCGCAATGGGAATATAAACCCACACAACAACTTTGGGATTTAGGCCTGGTCGGCGCTTTCCTCACAGTCGCCTCGATCGGTTTTTGCTGCTGGGGAACGCAAGAACGCCCATACACGCAGCCAACCAATGACAGTTCCCGCTGGCAACAATTTAAATCCCTATTTCAAAATCGCCCCCTACTCTTTCTGGTGGGGATTCACGCCTTAGCCTGGCTGGCCGTACAAATTACGCCTGCCATTGTACCTTATTTCGTCAACCACTACATGGACCTCGATTCCACCCAGACCACCCAAGTGATTCTGGTTATCCAAGGCATGGCTTTGATGGGGATGTTCGTTTGGGAACCTTTAAGCCGTCGCCTGGGCAAACGAGTGGTTCACTGGTTGGGAAGCAGTATTTGGATTGTTGCCAGTATCAACTGGTTGTGGTTGGAACCCGGACAAATCAATCAAATGTACTTCCTCGCTGCCACCTCTGGATTTGGTATGGCCTCTTCCTATCTGGTTCCCCCATCCATGCTGCCGGAAGTGGCGGATTGGGACGAACTACATACTGGTAAACGCCGGGAAGGCTTGTTCTGGAGTCTGCTGCTTTTCCTACAAAAATTTATCCTGGCAACGGGACTGTTCCTAGTAGGAAACCTGCTGAACCAGTTTGGTTTCGCCGAATCTGTACCGGGTCCTGTAGAAGTGATCCAACCCGAGTCGGCTTTGGTAGCAATTCGTTATATCGTTGTCTTCGTACCTGTCTTCGCATTGGTGGGAAGCTTGATTTTGACGTTTGTTTATCCCCTCGATCGCACTACCTATCAAAATACTCTCTTTGAACTGGAGAAGAAACGGTTGGCAAACTCTTCAGCATCCGCTAATTAA
- a CDS encoding photosystem II reaction center protein K → MEAAMLFAKLPEAYQFFDPLVDVLPIIPVFFLLLAFVWQAAVGFK, encoded by the coding sequence ATGGAAGCAGCTATGCTATTCGCCAAACTCCCAGAAGCTTACCAATTCTTCGATCCCTTGGTAGACGTACTGCCAATTATCCCTGTGTTCTTTCTCCTGTTGGCTTTCGTTTGGCAAGCCGCAGTTGGCTTTAAATAA
- a CDS encoding sodium:solute symporter family protein: MTILDWSICLVYIGFSLLLGFLLSRRGGKSLEEFFVSGRSLSWWLAGTSMAATTFSIDTPLYIAGVVGDRGIAGNWEWWNFAIAHIIMIYIFARLWRRSQVVTDAELTELRYGGRGAAWLRGVKAFLFAVPINCIGIGYAMLAMVKVVDALEIWSSLGIEPGQQVKLLSTIGVSLLVLLYTSFAGLWGVVVTDFFQFFLGLLGAIAVAVVSVNSVGGMETLIAQVQTNTPADTLSFFPLSWDTSGIRWQETAGITASSFFAYTFVQWWSFRRSDGGGEFIQRLISTKDEVEAEKAAWFFNILHYIVRTWPWIVVALAAIAVYPELSDRELGYPKLMLEFLPPGLLGLVAASLLAAFMSTVSTSINWGASYLTNDIYLRFLNPNASQLQLVAVGRLASVLVTVLGATAAFFSESVAMVFQLVIAIGTGPGLVLILRWFWWRINAMAELTSMLAGFVVGFSTSVVPILQIDDFGWRLVVTSAVTAAIWIPAMLLTPPEDDDTLNRFYARVRPPGFWQRQAKATGIESEGDLLRNVKQAIAALFLLFGVMFGIGGFLLLQPFAGWMFAMIAGVGWMWLQRLRKSRVAPTPRPGLSDRDVSDAEKW; the protein is encoded by the coding sequence ATGACAATTCTAGACTGGTCTATCTGCCTAGTTTATATAGGATTTTCTTTACTGTTAGGCTTTCTGCTTTCCCGTCGCGGTGGCAAAAGTTTGGAAGAATTTTTTGTTTCCGGGCGATCGCTTTCCTGGTGGTTGGCAGGAACCAGCATGGCAGCCACCACCTTTTCCATCGATACCCCATTATACATCGCCGGCGTCGTAGGCGATCGCGGCATTGCCGGCAACTGGGAATGGTGGAACTTCGCCATCGCCCATATTATCATGATTTATATCTTTGCCCGATTGTGGCGGCGATCGCAAGTGGTCACCGACGCAGAACTGACAGAACTTCGCTACGGCGGTCGTGGGGCAGCCTGGCTGCGGGGCGTCAAAGCCTTTCTCTTCGCCGTTCCCATCAACTGCATCGGTATCGGCTACGCCATGCTAGCCATGGTCAAAGTTGTTGATGCCTTGGAAATCTGGTCCAGTTTGGGCATCGAACCCGGACAACAGGTAAAATTATTGAGTACCATTGGTGTCAGCCTGTTGGTCTTACTCTACACCAGTTTTGCCGGGTTGTGGGGCGTGGTCGTCACCGATTTTTTCCAATTTTTCCTGGGATTGTTGGGGGCAATTGCCGTTGCAGTGGTCTCGGTGAACTCGGTGGGGGGAATGGAAACTTTAATTGCCCAGGTTCAAACCAATACCCCAGCCGATACCCTATCGTTTTTTCCCCTATCTTGGGATACTTCAGGTATTCGCTGGCAGGAAACCGCCGGTATCACTGCTAGTAGCTTTTTTGCCTATACTTTCGTACAGTGGTGGTCGTTTCGTCGCAGCGATGGGGGGGGCGAATTTATCCAGCGGTTGATTTCCACCAAAGATGAGGTGGAGGCGGAGAAGGCGGCGTGGTTTTTTAATATTCTGCACTATATCGTACGGACCTGGCCGTGGATTGTGGTGGCTTTAGCCGCGATCGCAGTATATCCCGAACTCAGCGATCGAGAACTGGGCTATCCCAAACTGATGCTGGAATTTTTACCGCCAGGATTGTTGGGATTGGTGGCGGCTTCCCTGTTGGCGGCGTTTATGAGTACGGTTTCTACTTCTATTAATTGGGGGGCATCCTATTTAACCAACGATATCTATTTGCGGTTTCTCAATCCCAATGCCAGCCAGCTGCAGTTGGTGGCGGTGGGTCGTTTGGCATCGGTGTTGGTGACGGTGTTGGGGGCAACGGCGGCGTTTTTCTCGGAAAGCGTGGCGATGGTCTTTCAGTTGGTGATTGCCATTGGCACGGGTCCGGGATTGGTATTAATATTACGTTGGTTTTGGTGGCGTATTAATGCTATGGCAGAACTGACTTCTATGCTGGCAGGATTTGTGGTGGGATTTTCGACTAGTGTGGTTCCCATTTTGCAAATTGATGATTTTGGCTGGCGGTTGGTGGTGACTTCGGCGGTGACGGCGGCAATTTGGATTCCGGCGATGTTGCTGACGCCTCCCGAAGATGACGATACGTTGAATCGGTTTTATGCTAGGGTTCGACCTCCTGGGTTTTGGCAGCGGCAGGCTAAGGCGACGGGAATTGAAAGCGAAGGAGATTTGTTACGCAATGTGAAGCAAGCGATCGCGGCTTTGTTTTTACTATTTGGCGTTATGTTTGGTATTGGTGGCTTTTTGCTGTTGCAACCCTTTGCCGGCTGGATGTTTGCCATGATTGCTGGGGTGGGTTGGATGTGGCTGCAGCGGCTGCGAAAATCTCGCGTTGCGCCTACCCCCAGACCGGGATTGTCGGATAGGGATGTTTCCGATGCTGAAAAATGGTAG
- a CDS encoding tRNA-binding protein — protein sequence MAEISPVGSTPVPATGIMVTENIRYPMGDEFFMAENPSQANPEIDLQEFMQVDMRVGRIVEVEPNPKAKQPAYILKIDVGDLGMKTSSAQLTHNYTEEELLGKQVVVVANLPPKKVAGVSSEVLVLAACDGKETILLQPHLPVKNGSPIR from the coding sequence ATGGCAGAGATTTCGCCTGTGGGGTCAACACCCGTACCAGCAACCGGTATCATGGTGACGGAAAATATCCGATATCCAATGGGAGATGAATTTTTTATGGCAGAAAACCCTTCTCAAGCCAATCCGGAAATTGACCTACAGGAGTTTATGCAGGTGGATATGCGTGTTGGTAGGATTGTGGAGGTAGAACCCAATCCCAAAGCGAAACAACCGGCTTATATTCTGAAAATCGATGTGGGAGATTTGGGGATGAAGACCAGTTCTGCCCAACTAACTCATAATTATACAGAAGAAGAGTTGTTGGGCAAGCAGGTGGTGGTGGTTGCCAATCTTCCTCCTAAGAAAGTGGCTGGTGTTTCTTCGGAGGTTCTGGTGTTGGCGGCTTGCGATGGGAAGGAGACGATTCTCTTGCAACCCCATCTGCCGGTGAAGAATGGTTCCCCGATTCGCTAA
- a CDS encoding SufE family protein → MVSTPSPKLNKIVQRFQRVSNPKRKYEQLLHFAKRLEALPEDQKVAENKVPGCVSQVYVIAEFRDGKVWYRGDSDAQLVKGLVSLLIEGLNGLTPEEISQISPDFIQETGLNVSLTPSRANGFYNILQMMKHKASAFQQEAAV, encoded by the coding sequence ATGGTTTCTACTCCTTCTCCCAAACTGAATAAAATTGTGCAACGGTTTCAACGGGTTTCCAATCCCAAGCGTAAATACGAACAGCTTCTTCATTTCGCTAAGCGGTTGGAGGCGTTGCCGGAAGACCAAAAGGTGGCAGAGAATAAGGTTCCTGGTTGCGTTTCTCAGGTCTATGTTATTGCTGAGTTTCGCGATGGCAAGGTCTGGTATCGCGGCGATTCCGATGCACAGTTGGTGAAAGGTTTGGTGTCTCTGTTGATTGAGGGTCTCAATGGTTTGACTCCGGAGGAGATTTCCCAGATTTCTCCCGATTTTATTCAAGAGACTGGCTTAAATGTTAGTTTAACCCCTTCCCGCGCTAATGGGTTTTACAATATTTTGCAAATGATGAAGCACAAGGCGTCGGCTTTTCAACAGGAAGCTGCTGTCTAA
- a CDS encoding GNAT family N-acetyltransferase: MALGYRIDSGSPIERPLLLKLMQQCYQELYPQPDVSHLESTVDRYLSVATPLWFAKLADANPSSQQSPIGCLWMGNATDQIAGRPTAYIFLLYVMPHYRRQGIGTALLRKAEDWAKTRGDHQIGLQVFLDNEHAFHLYEKLGYHTQSLWMVKNLGEEG; this comes from the coding sequence ATGGCTTTAGGGTATCGCATCGATAGCGGTTCTCCGATAGAACGTCCTTTGCTGTTGAAGTTGATGCAGCAATGCTATCAGGAGTTGTATCCCCAACCGGATGTGTCTCATTTGGAAAGTACGGTGGATCGGTATCTGTCGGTGGCTACCCCTTTGTGGTTTGCGAAGCTGGCGGATGCGAATCCTTCTTCCCAGCAGTCGCCGATTGGTTGTCTGTGGATGGGCAATGCTACCGACCAAATTGCGGGTAGACCTACGGCTTATATATTTTTACTTTATGTGATGCCCCACTACCGCCGTCAGGGCATTGGTACGGCTTTGCTACGCAAGGCGGAAGATTGGGCGAAAACACGCGGCGATCACCAAATTGGTTTGCAAGTCTTTCTCGATAACGAACATGCTTTCCATTTATATGAAAAGTTGGGCTATCATACCCAGTCTCTCTGGATGGTGAAAAATTTGGGGGAAGAGGGTTGA